The Miltoncostaea oceani genome includes a region encoding these proteins:
- a CDS encoding MarR family winged helix-turn-helix transcriptional regulator yields MPPTPPSTDIAAWRGLARVQGDVRRGLGAALESAHGLSLWDYTVLRTLAEQPKRRMRMTELARAVDYTPSGLTRLVGRLEAAGLVERYPCPDDGRGFIAWLTAEGHRVFVRARRTHVAGVRRLFLDLCTPDELETMVRVWERISPGCTGVTTTPGTRVRSGPPG; encoded by the coding sequence GTGCCGCCGACGCCGCCGAGCACCGACATCGCCGCATGGCGCGGGCTCGCCCGGGTCCAGGGGGACGTCCGCCGTGGGCTCGGCGCCGCGCTCGAATCCGCCCACGGCCTGTCGCTCTGGGACTACACCGTGCTGCGCACGCTCGCCGAGCAGCCGAAGCGCCGGATGCGCATGACCGAGCTCGCCCGCGCCGTGGACTACACGCCGAGCGGCCTCACCCGTCTCGTCGGCCGGCTGGAGGCCGCCGGCCTGGTCGAGCGCTACCCCTGCCCCGACGACGGCCGGGGGTTCATCGCGTGGCTCACGGCCGAGGGTCACCGGGTCTTCGTCCGCGCCCGCCGCACCCACGTCGCCGGTGTCCGCCGCCTGTTCCTCGACCTCTGCACCCCCGACGAGCTGGAGACGATGGTCCGCGTGTGGGAGCGCATCTCCCCCGGTTGCACCGGTGTCACGACGACGCCGGGCACCCGTGTGCGGTCCGGGCCGCCGGGGTAG
- a CDS encoding RNA polymerase sigma factor produces the protein MAPPPFAVFLDAHRDAVHRFLVACVGPDDADDCFQETFMKALRAYPDVVDDGGLRAWVMTIARRTAIDTARARARRAVPVADPEPAPVDGTPAVGDPGLWRAVRDLPPRQREAVALRYVGDLGYREVGAAMGCSEEAARRSVFEGLRRLREVWDGG, from the coding sequence ATGGCACCCCCACCCTTCGCCGTCTTCCTCGACGCCCACCGCGACGCGGTCCACCGCTTCCTCGTCGCGTGCGTCGGCCCGGACGACGCCGACGACTGCTTCCAGGAGACGTTCATGAAGGCGCTGCGCGCCTACCCCGACGTCGTCGACGACGGGGGGCTGCGGGCGTGGGTGATGACGATCGCGCGGCGCACCGCGATCGACACCGCCCGCGCGCGCGCCCGGCGGGCGGTGCCGGTGGCCGACCCCGAGCCGGCGCCGGTCGACGGCACCCCCGCCGTCGGCGACCCGGGGTTGTGGAGGGCGGTCCGCGACCTGCCGCCGCGCCAGCGCGAGGCGGTGGCGTTGCGGTACGTCGGCGACCTCGGCTACCGGGAGGTGGGGGCGGCGATGGGCTGCTCGGAGGAGGCGGCCCGGCGGAGCGTGTTCGAGGGACTGCGGCGGCTGAGGGAGGTGTGGGATGGCGGATGA
- a CDS encoding methylated-DNA--[protein]-cysteine S-methyltransferase yields the protein MADERERERERERDTELERALGEVAPGPPPSLLDELARRADREGLVDVAYAVHDTPLGPVMVAATGEGLVMLSYVAEGLEPRLERLAREVSPRVLELPSRLDRERRELDEYFAGRRRRFDVPIDWRLIRGFTRAVLERTAAIPFGGHSTYGAIAAEAGSPRGSRATGNALGSNPIPIVIPCHRVLRSGGAIGGYTGGVERKRFLLDLEGHPTG from the coding sequence ATGGCGGATGAGCGGGAGCGGGAGCGGGAGCGGGAGCGCGACACGGAGCTGGAGCGGGCCCTCGGCGAGGTGGCGCCGGGGCCCCCGCCGTCCCTGCTCGACGAGCTCGCGCGGCGGGCCGACCGCGAGGGGCTCGTCGACGTGGCGTACGCGGTGCACGACACCCCCCTCGGCCCGGTGATGGTCGCCGCCACCGGCGAGGGCCTCGTGATGTTGTCGTACGTCGCGGAGGGGCTCGAGCCACGGCTGGAGAGGCTCGCCCGCGAGGTGTCGCCGCGGGTGCTGGAGCTCCCGTCCCGCCTCGACCGGGAACGCCGCGAGCTCGACGAGTACTTCGCGGGACGCCGCCGGCGGTTCGACGTGCCGATCGACTGGCGCCTCATCCGCGGCTTCACCCGGGCCGTCCTCGAGCGGACGGCGGCGATCCCCTTCGGCGGCCACAGCACCTACGGCGCGATCGCCGCCGAGGCCGGCAGCCCCCGCGGATCCCGCGCGACCGGCAACGCCCTCGGGAGCAACCCCATCCCCATCGTCATCCCCTGCCACCGCGTCCTCCGCAGCGGAGGCGCCATCGGCGGCTACACCGGGGGCGTCGAACGCAAGCGCTTCCTCCTCGACCTGGAGGGCCACCCCACGGGGTGA